In Aureimonas sp. AU20, the genomic window CCAGGAGGCAGACGAGGCCCGGCACCGCCGCCCGAAGCGCCGGCAGCGCCTCCAGAAGAACGCGGTGGCCCTTCTGCTCGGTCAGCCGGGCGGGCACGAGCAGCACCGGTGCCTCGGGCGAAAGGCCGAGCGCTTCGCGCGCCTCCTCGCGGCTGCGCGACGGGGCGGGCTCGGGAATGCCGTTGCGCACCACCTCCACGCTGGCGGGATCGACGCCCGCCTGAACGTAGGTCCGCGCGGCGGCGTCAGAGACGCAGAGCACGGCGTCGACCTCCCCGACGCTACGCAGATAGTCGCGGATCTGCTCGGGGTCGGTCAGCACGAAAGGCAGGTGCTCAGTGCGCAGCACCGCGCGCGCGCCGCTGGCCCGGCCGGCAGCCGCCAACCCATGGCCCTCCCAGCCGATCCCGGCCTGGATATGCAGAATATCAGGCCGCCAAGGCGAGAGGGCGGTCGTCAGAGTTTCGGGCTCGCCCGCGTCGAAGCCGATCGCGGCAAGGCCCGCCCGCAGCGCGCGCTCCAGAAGGCCGCTTCTCGGATCGGCGGCGATGATCACCTCCGCCTCGCCCGCGAGTTCCCGCGCCAGGGCCAGCATATGCTCGCCGACGCCCGACGGGATCAGGCTGTCGGTGGCAAGGCAGACGCGCAGCAACGGTCGGCTGGGGCTCAAGTCGAGGACCCGGCGGTCAGCATGGCGGCGGCGGCCACGGCGCCGGGGCAGCGGCCCGGCCCGACTTCATCCTCGGCCTCGGCGCTCTGCGCCACGCGGGCGAGATAGGGGGCGAGCGCAGCGCTCGCGCCGTCGGCCTCGTCATTAGCCGCCCTTGTGGAGGCGAGGCGCGCGGCGAGCACGGCCTCAGTCAGAAGCCGCGCCATGTCGGCCTGCGTCCGGTCCCAGCTGATGGCGGCGAGCAGCGCGTCGGCCTGCCCGAGCCAAGGCCCGGCCCGCCCGAGCGAGAGCGCCCGCTCGCAGGCGGCGGCGAAAGCCGGCGGGTCGCCCGCGATGGCGACGCCCTCCAGCGCGCCGTAATGGCGGATCACGTCGTTGATCGCCGTCGAGACGACGGGCCGCCCGCCGGCGAGATATTCCGGCGTCTTGGTCGGGCTGATGAAGCGCGTCGCCTCGTTGATGGCGAAGGGCATGAGCGCCACGTCCCAGCCCGCGAGATAATGCGGCAGCTCGCCGTAGGATTTGGGGCCGAGCCAATGGAGATTGGGCCCGCGCGGCAACTCGGCCGGGTCGATCTTGGCGATCGGGCCGAGCATGACGAAGCTCCAGTCCGGCCGCAGGCTTGCCAACTCGCGCAGCAGGTCGAGGTCGAGGCGCTCGTCGATCACGCCGTAGAAGCCGAAGATCGGTCCGCTCAAGCCCGCCTGATCCCCCGGGGCGGCCCCATTGGCGCGGCGCGCGCGCCCGAAATGCTTGGCATCGACGGCGGAGGGGAAGGGGTGGATGTTGTCGTGCAGCGTGCGCTTGGCGTCGAACAGGCTCCAGCCGCCGGTGAAGACGAGATCGGCGCGGCGCATCAAGGCCGCTTCCATCTCAGTCAAGCGCGGGTCGGCGAAGCGGAAGCCGCTGAGTTCGTCCA contains:
- a CDS encoding glycosyltransferase; amino-acid sequence: MPRLIQDASAPTHHRSGEGVRPSGPTIICFSHLRWDFVTQRPQHLMRRFARDHRVFFFEEPIGCDHPLPYLEYHPFPADGIVALRPRLPHWWNEAEREAGLRGLLAMLVEISCAGEPVLWFYTPMMFAFAGEVEAAAVVYDCMDELSGFRFADPRLTEMEAALMRRADLVFTGGWSLFDAKRTLHDNIHPFPSAVDAKHFGRARRANGAAPGDQAGLSGPIFGFYGVIDERLDLDLLRELASLRPDWSFVMLGPIAKIDPAELPRGPNLHWLGPKSYGELPHYLAGWDVALMPFAINEATRFISPTKTPEYLAGGRPVVSTAINDVIRHYGALEGVAIAGDPPAFAAACERALSLGRAGPWLGQADALLAAISWDRTQADMARLLTEAVLAARLASTRAANDEADGASAALAPYLARVAQSAEAEDEVGPGRCPGAVAAAAMLTAGSST